In Streptomyces sp. NBC_01707, a genomic segment contains:
- a CDS encoding Ig-like domain-containing protein has product MHSSDHYVNTVDCEPYALEGIVQKFPRRRRRVPYRRVVALCSAALTALAATAVVDGGTAAAAAGPTTAWKHGDFALDPAGVVSRSDIVLGSPNSDPTASMPLGNGSLGVAAWAAGGFTAQLNRSDTMPDRKSPGRLNIPGLSVISHAADFRGQLDLTDGVLRESGGGMSMKAWVAAEKDELIVDVSGADPDVAQTATINLWSPRKPTAAVSGTVGTLAETWADGSPPIGSGRTFGSLAAITAGGRRVSTVVSGPTQVKVSFTPHADGTFRVVVASPGWTGGDAAKTAAKVIGHDATASVRNLTSTQDRWWDDFWAHSGLIAMSSADGSAEYIENLRTLYLYEEAASMKKGIYPGSQAGEADMFAWNKDAQTWTPSAYWLWNLRTQIAANMSSGNYQLNTPIFDMYADDLPAIEAWTKQQMGGRPGACLPETMRFNGNGISPGVGENGSCSEPGSPNWNALDISSGPEVALYMWEQYQGTGDKAALKRYWPFIKSVTEFQLAYQTVGADGLLHADANAHETQWAVHDPTTDIALDQAVFPLIGKIARVLGTDRGADKALVARVATAQTQIPPYPRTDQATRGRLLNPGYTAAETAAADATGTDMIAISYEPAAERRNGENIELEPLWPWNTISDQDADLFSLEQRSYAHRPNKGGNDWSMDAIDAARLQNPAEVRTNLISLTEGHQVYPNGFADLGNSVGFQPYIEQESGVATAVGEALAQEYDGIVRFAPAWPAEWNGAGSVYIQGRSKVDVQVQGGKLVTAAIEAGTSGTLRVKNPWPGKPTEVVDGKSGHVVVRASTADLLSVPVKSGKSYLVQQVAAPTTALPFAQVTGSAPATARHLGGVQLGLDAAGRSGSATVGTVLGGTNRDYGLGQTEDAGSPTTAGDVAGLTARTTEGDLSFDVADDVAASGSYDAKVTVSYYDSGTGSLSVQYDAGAKDRYHEAGTIALTGTDTWKTADVTLKGAWFGGLQSAGGDLRLHSAAGPFTVHSVGLTVTGAWVPDRRAFPPAPAITTPRGGATVKLGSAVSGTAIPDGTVTVREVSRVLCTSTADDGGAWSCAPDGGFTPGRQTATATVADPGGMVSDASAGVAFDASDLPPGTAVVGAVVGATDHAYGMTEDERPSGGFDGPTTASVVDGLSARTSTQGNIYFDVDDSIAHAGYYTATFTLSYYDQGTGSFSVQYDNGGSDPYKSTAGITLTGSNTWKTATVTATDAYFGGQQHSAADFRLRNGSGQLTVHSVAVKISGDGVPNVTDFAPAVKVASPAAGGTVGAAPDVSGSAEPGATVTVTSDDAALCKAVVSDNGSWTCTGSGELAAGPHTFEATAADPTGTPAESAIVKVTVA; this is encoded by the coding sequence ATGCATTCATCGGACCACTACGTCAACACCGTTGACTGTGAGCCGTACGCCCTGGAGGGCATCGTGCAGAAATTCCCCCGCCGTCGCCGGCGGGTTCCGTACAGACGGGTCGTCGCGCTCTGCTCGGCGGCGCTCACCGCCCTCGCGGCCACCGCCGTGGTCGACGGCGGCACCGCCGCCGCGGCCGCGGGACCGACCACCGCCTGGAAGCACGGAGACTTCGCGCTCGACCCGGCAGGTGTCGTCAGCCGCTCCGACATCGTGCTCGGTTCGCCGAACTCCGACCCGACCGCGTCCATGCCGCTGGGCAACGGATCGCTCGGCGTGGCGGCCTGGGCAGCGGGCGGCTTCACCGCCCAGCTGAACCGCTCCGACACCATGCCGGACCGCAAGTCGCCCGGCAGGCTCAACATCCCCGGCCTGTCCGTCATTTCACATGCCGCCGACTTCCGCGGGCAGCTGGACCTGACCGACGGCGTGCTGCGTGAGTCCGGCGGCGGCATGTCGATGAAGGCCTGGGTCGCGGCGGAGAAGGACGAGCTGATCGTCGACGTCTCCGGCGCGGACCCGGACGTCGCGCAGACCGCCACCATCAACCTGTGGTCGCCGCGCAAGCCCACCGCCGCCGTGTCCGGCACCGTCGGCACCCTGGCCGAGACCTGGGCCGACGGCAGTCCGCCGATCGGCAGCGGAAGGACCTTCGGCTCGCTCGCCGCCATCACCGCGGGCGGACGTCGGGTGAGCACCGTCGTCAGCGGCCCGACACAGGTCAAGGTCAGCTTCACCCCGCACGCCGACGGCACCTTCCGGGTCGTCGTCGCCTCGCCGGGCTGGACGGGCGGCGACGCCGCCAAGACCGCCGCCAAGGTGATCGGCCATGACGCGACCGCGTCCGTACGGAACCTGACGTCCACGCAGGACCGCTGGTGGGACGACTTCTGGGCGCATTCGGGCCTGATCGCGATGAGTTCGGCGGACGGCAGCGCCGAATACATCGAGAACCTGCGCACGCTGTACCTCTACGAAGAGGCGGCGTCGATGAAGAAGGGCATCTACCCGGGCAGTCAGGCCGGCGAGGCCGACATGTTCGCCTGGAACAAGGACGCCCAGACCTGGACGCCGTCCGCGTACTGGCTGTGGAACCTGCGCACCCAGATCGCAGCGAACATGAGCTCGGGCAACTACCAGCTCAACACCCCGATCTTCGACATGTACGCCGACGACCTGCCCGCCATCGAGGCGTGGACCAAGCAGCAGATGGGCGGCCGTCCTGGCGCCTGTCTGCCGGAGACGATGCGCTTCAACGGCAACGGCATCTCTCCCGGGGTCGGCGAGAACGGCTCGTGCAGCGAGCCGGGAAGCCCCAACTGGAACGCCCTGGACATCTCCTCGGGTCCTGAGGTCGCGCTCTACATGTGGGAGCAGTACCAGGGCACCGGCGACAAGGCCGCGCTGAAGCGGTACTGGCCGTTCATCAAGTCGGTCACCGAATTCCAGCTGGCCTACCAGACCGTGGGCGCCGACGGCCTGCTGCACGCCGACGCCAACGCCCACGAGACCCAGTGGGCGGTCCATGACCCGACCACCGACATCGCGCTCGACCAGGCGGTCTTCCCCTTGATCGGCAAGATCGCGCGTGTGCTCGGCACCGACCGCGGCGCGGACAAGGCCCTGGTGGCCCGCGTCGCCACCGCGCAGACGCAGATCCCGCCCTACCCGCGCACCGACCAGGCCACCCGCGGCCGGCTGCTCAACCCCGGCTACACCGCGGCCGAGACCGCCGCCGCGGACGCCACCGGCACGGACATGATCGCGATCTCGTACGAGCCGGCGGCCGAGCGCAGGAACGGCGAGAACATCGAACTGGAGCCGCTGTGGCCGTGGAACACCATCAGTGACCAGGACGCCGACCTGTTCTCGCTCGAGCAGCGCAGCTACGCGCACCGGCCCAACAAGGGCGGCAACGACTGGTCGATGGACGCCATCGACGCGGCCCGGCTGCAGAACCCCGCCGAGGTGCGCACCAACCTGATCTCGCTGACCGAAGGGCACCAGGTCTACCCCAACGGCTTCGCCGACCTCGGCAACTCGGTCGGCTTCCAGCCCTATATCGAGCAGGAGTCCGGCGTCGCGACCGCGGTCGGCGAGGCGCTGGCCCAGGAATACGACGGCATCGTCCGCTTCGCCCCGGCCTGGCCGGCCGAGTGGAACGGCGCGGGCAGCGTCTACATCCAGGGCAGGAGCAAGGTGGACGTGCAGGTACAGGGCGGCAAGCTGGTCACCGCCGCGATCGAGGCCGGCACCTCAGGCACTCTGCGGGTGAAGAACCCGTGGCCGGGGAAGCCCACCGAGGTCGTGGACGGCAAGAGCGGCCATGTCGTCGTCCGTGCGAGCACCGCGGACCTGCTGAGCGTCCCCGTGAAGTCCGGCAAGTCCTACCTGGTGCAGCAGGTCGCCGCTCCCACCACCGCTCTGCCGTTCGCGCAGGTCACCGGTAGCGCGCCGGCCACGGCCCGGCACCTGGGCGGCGTACAGCTCGGCCTGGACGCGGCCGGCCGGTCCGGCAGCGCCACCGTCGGCACCGTGCTGGGCGGCACCAACCGGGACTACGGCCTCGGCCAGACCGAGGACGCCGGCTCCCCCACCACCGCGGGTGACGTGGCCGGGCTCACCGCCCGGACCACAGAAGGCGACCTGTCCTTCGACGTCGCCGACGACGTGGCCGCGAGCGGGTCCTACGACGCCAAGGTCACGGTGTCGTACTACGACTCCGGCACCGGGTCGCTGTCCGTGCAGTACGACGCCGGGGCCAAGGACCGCTACCACGAGGCCGGCACCATCGCGCTGACCGGCACCGACACCTGGAAGACCGCGGACGTCACCCTCAAAGGTGCCTGGTTCGGCGGGCTGCAGAGCGCGGGCGGCGACCTGCGGCTGCACTCGGCGGCCGGGCCTTTCACCGTGCACAGCGTGGGCCTGACGGTCACCGGCGCCTGGGTGCCCGACCGGCGCGCCTTCCCGCCGGCCCCGGCGATCACCACCCCGCGCGGCGGCGCGACCGTCAAACTGGGCTCGGCGGTGTCCGGTACGGCGATCCCCGACGGCACGGTGACCGTGCGCGAGGTGTCACGGGTGCTGTGCACCTCCACCGCGGACGACGGCGGCGCCTGGAGCTGCGCCCCCGACGGTGGCTTCACCCCGGGGCGGCAGACCGCCACGGCGACGGTCGCCGACCCGGGCGGCATGGTCAGCGACGCCTCGGCCGGGGTCGCCTTCGACGCCTCCGACCTGCCGCCCGGCACCGCCGTGGTCGGCGCGGTCGTCGGCGCCACCGACCACGCGTACGGGATGACCGAGGACGAGCGGCCCTCGGGCGGCTTCGACGGCCCGACGACCGCCTCGGTGGTCGACGGCCTGTCCGCGCGCACCAGCACCCAGGGCAACATCTACTTCGACGTCGACGACTCGATCGCGCACGCCGGGTACTACACGGCGACCTTCACCCTCTCCTACTACGACCAGGGCACCGGTTCGTTCTCCGTGCAGTACGACAACGGCGGCTCCGACCCGTACAAGTCCACCGCGGGAATCACGCTGACCGGCAGCAACACCTGGAAGACCGCGACCGTGACGGCCACCGACGCCTACTTCGGCGGCCAGCAGCACTCGGCGGCCGACTTCCGGCTGCGTAACGGCAGTGGTCAACTGACGGTGCACAGTGTGGCGGTGAAGATCAGCGGTGACGGCGTCCCGAACGTCACCGACTTCGCGCCGGCGGTGAAGGTCGCCTCGCCCGCGGCGGGCGGCACCGTCGGTGCCGCCCCGGACGTGTCGGGGTCCGCGGAGCCAGGTGCGACGGTCACCGTGACGTCCGACGATGCGGCGCTGTGCAAGGCCGTGGTCTCCGACAACGGCAGTTGGACCTGCACCGGGTCAGGCGAACTTGCCGCGGGACCGCACACGTTCGAAGCCACCGCGGCCGACCCGACCGGCACCCCGGCGGAATCGGCCATCGTAAAGGTGACGGTGGCGTAA
- a CDS encoding penicillin acylase family protein: MSHAQNPGPSRRRVLGGAAGLAVAAAGLPSGTAFAASAPNSADEASWRRHAARVTITRDDWGVAHVVGETDADAVFGMMYAQAEDDFNRIEQNYLVALGRLAEAEGAIWQDLRQRLFLDPEALKKEYAKCPAWLRTLMQAWAGGLNYYLATHPEVRPRVLDRFEPWMPLSFSEGSIGGDIESVLLTQLEAFYGERDVPMTDEERGLVLREPTGSNGMAIAPSHTRDGHALLLINPHTSFFFRAEQHVTSREGLNVYGAATWGQFFIYQGFNAHTGWMHTTSGVDNIDEFAETIVTRADGTRSYRYGRELRPVTTKTITLSFRTEKGGQEERSFTTFATHHGPIVREADGKWIACALMNKPVAALEQSFLRTTTQNYTQYLKIAGLKANSSNNTLFADSKGDIAFLMPQFMPVRDARFDRLKPVDGSDPATDWHGLHSLDSMPKAVNPKNGWAFNTNNWPWTAAGADSPVAADYPRYFDRVGENPRGPQAVRVLTARDDFTPQSLIKAAFDPYLTAFARLVPDLVAAWYQLPVSDGQKTRLAGPIGLLRDWDHRWGAESTATSVAVFWGEDLWALTSQAAADAGMSVWDYMADRATDAQRLGALETATKRLQRDFGSWKVPWGEINRYQRNDGAIVQEFNDAKPSIPVPFTSSRWGSLASFGAKAYPGTKRYYGTSGNSFVAVVEFGPRLRAWAVTAGGVSGHPDSPHFDDQAERYADGDLRRVYFYPDDLEGHVERRYRPGR, translated from the coding sequence ATGAGCCATGCGCAGAACCCCGGACCGAGCCGACGCCGCGTCCTGGGCGGAGCCGCCGGGCTGGCCGTTGCCGCCGCGGGGCTGCCGTCCGGCACCGCGTTCGCCGCATCGGCGCCGAATTCGGCCGATGAGGCCAGCTGGCGCAGGCATGCCGCCCGGGTGACGATCACGCGGGACGACTGGGGCGTTGCGCACGTCGTGGGCGAGACCGATGCCGACGCGGTGTTCGGGATGATGTACGCGCAGGCGGAGGACGACTTCAACCGGATCGAGCAGAACTACCTCGTTGCCCTGGGACGTCTTGCCGAGGCCGAGGGCGCGATCTGGCAGGACCTGCGTCAGCGGCTGTTCCTCGACCCCGAGGCTCTGAAGAAGGAGTACGCGAAGTGCCCGGCGTGGCTGCGCACGTTGATGCAGGCGTGGGCGGGCGGACTCAACTACTACCTCGCGACGCACCCTGAGGTGCGCCCGCGTGTGCTCGACCGATTCGAGCCGTGGATGCCGTTGAGCTTCTCGGAAGGCAGCATCGGCGGCGACATCGAGTCGGTGCTGCTCACCCAACTCGAGGCCTTCTACGGTGAGCGGGACGTCCCGATGACCGACGAGGAGCGTGGGCTGGTGCTGCGTGAACCCACGGGGTCGAACGGCATGGCCATCGCGCCGAGTCACACGCGGGACGGCCATGCGCTGCTGCTGATCAACCCGCACACCAGCTTCTTCTTCCGTGCGGAGCAGCATGTGACGAGCCGCGAGGGGCTGAATGTCTATGGCGCCGCCACCTGGGGGCAGTTCTTCATCTATCAGGGCTTCAACGCGCACACGGGCTGGATGCACACGACGAGCGGCGTCGACAACATCGATGAGTTCGCCGAGACGATCGTGACGAGGGCCGACGGAACCCGGTCCTACCGATACGGCCGCGAACTGCGCCCCGTCACCACGAAGACGATCACCCTGTCCTTCCGCACCGAGAAGGGCGGGCAGGAGGAGCGCAGCTTCACCACGTTCGCCACCCACCACGGCCCGATCGTGCGCGAGGCGGACGGCAAGTGGATCGCGTGTGCGCTGATGAACAAGCCGGTGGCGGCGCTCGAGCAGAGCTTCCTGCGCACCACGACGCAGAACTACACGCAGTACCTGAAGATCGCGGGACTGAAGGCGAACAGCTCGAACAACACACTCTTCGCGGACTCGAAGGGTGATATCGCCTTCCTGATGCCGCAGTTCATGCCGGTGAGGGACGCCCGATTCGACCGTCTCAAGCCCGTCGACGGCAGTGATCCGGCGACCGACTGGCATGGACTGCACAGCCTGGACAGCATGCCGAAGGCCGTGAACCCGAAGAACGGCTGGGCCTTCAACACCAACAACTGGCCCTGGACCGCCGCCGGCGCGGACAGCCCTGTCGCGGCCGACTACCCACGCTACTTCGACCGGGTCGGTGAGAACCCGCGCGGGCCGCAGGCGGTCCGGGTGCTGACCGCACGCGACGACTTCACTCCGCAGTCGCTGATCAAGGCCGCGTTCGATCCGTACCTCACCGCCTTCGCGCGGCTGGTGCCGGACCTCGTCGCCGCCTGGTACCAACTACCGGTGAGCGACGGGCAGAAGACGAGGCTGGCCGGTCCTATCGGCCTGCTCCGAGACTGGGACCACCGGTGGGGCGCGGAGTCGACGGCGACGTCGGTGGCCGTGTTCTGGGGTGAGGACCTGTGGGCGCTCACCTCCCAGGCGGCGGCGGACGCCGGGATGTCGGTATGGGACTACATGGCCGACCGCGCCACGGACGCGCAGCGGCTCGGCGCGCTCGAGACGGCGACGAAGCGGCTGCAGCGGGACTTCGGCAGCTGGAAGGTGCCGTGGGGCGAGATCAACCGCTACCAGCGCAACGACGGTGCGATCGTCCAGGAGTTCAACGACGCCAAGCCGAGCATCCCCGTGCCCTTCACCTCGTCGCGATGGGGCTCCCTCGCCTCGTTCGGAGCCAAGGCCTACCCGGGGACGAAGCGCTACTACGGCACCAGCGGCAACAGTTTCGTGGCGGTGGTGGAGTTCGGGCCGCGACTGCGCGCCTGGGCGGTGACGGCGGGCGGGGTGAGCGGGCATCCCGACTCGCCGCACTTCGACGACCAGGCCGAGCGCTACGCCGACGGCGACCTGCGGCGCGTCTACTTCTATCCCGATGACCTCGAGGGCCATGTCGAGCGGAGGTACCGGCCGGGTAGGTGA
- a CDS encoding alpha/beta fold hydrolase, producing the protein MVEHRMIDTNGVRLHIAEEGEGPLVVLLHGFPESWHSWHHQFGPLADAGFRAVAPDQRGYGRSDRPDAVDAYSILHLVGDVVGLIQALGEEKAYVVGHDWGAPVAWHTALLRPDMVLGVAGLSVPPPFRGTEPPLVAMDKRFGGRFYWNYFNRPGVADAEFAKDTRTTLRKFFYSASGDAPGADAGKQPLVDPERGWLADMPDPEALPEWFTEDDLDTLTESFSKGFTGALNWYRNLDRNWELTAPWQGSVVTRPALYIYGDRDPVPAFPGTPELIERLPGLMPDLRRKPLKLAGCGHWTQQERPAEVNAALIEFLTACS; encoded by the coding sequence ATGGTTGAGCATCGGATGATTGACACGAACGGGGTCCGACTGCACATCGCCGAGGAAGGCGAAGGCCCCCTCGTGGTGCTCCTGCACGGCTTCCCGGAGTCATGGCACTCCTGGCACCACCAGTTCGGTCCGCTGGCCGATGCGGGCTTCCGAGCAGTCGCCCCTGACCAGCGTGGATACGGGCGTAGCGACCGTCCCGACGCCGTCGATGCGTACAGCATCCTCCACCTGGTCGGCGACGTCGTCGGCCTGATCCAGGCACTGGGCGAGGAGAAGGCGTACGTCGTCGGACACGACTGGGGCGCGCCGGTCGCCTGGCACACCGCGCTGCTCCGACCGGACATGGTCCTCGGGGTGGCCGGCCTGAGCGTGCCACCCCCCTTCCGGGGTACCGAACCTCCGCTGGTCGCCATGGACAAGAGGTTCGGCGGCCGCTTCTACTGGAACTACTTCAACCGTCCCGGTGTCGCCGACGCCGAGTTCGCGAAGGACACGCGAACCACCCTGCGGAAATTCTTCTACTCGGCTTCCGGTGACGCTCCCGGCGCCGACGCGGGGAAGCAACCGCTGGTCGACCCCGAGCGCGGCTGGCTCGCGGACATGCCGGACCCCGAGGCACTCCCGGAGTGGTTCACCGAGGACGATCTCGACACGCTCACCGAAAGCTTCTCCAAGGGCTTCACCGGTGCTCTCAACTGGTACCGCAACCTCGACCGCAACTGGGAACTGACCGCTCCATGGCAAGGCTCGGTCGTCACCCGTCCCGCCCTGTACATCTACGGCGACCGCGACCCTGTTCCCGCCTTTCCAGGCACGCCCGAACTCATCGAACGTCTCCCCGGCCTGATGCCCGACCTGCGGCGCAAGCCACTCAAGCTGGCGGGCTGCGGACACTGGACACAGCAGGAGCGCCCGGCCGAGGTGAACGCGGCGCTCATCGAATTCCTCACCGCCTGTTCCTGA
- a CDS encoding GH92 family glycosyl hydrolase: MRALKRVVTALLIATTVAAASVTSGVANAEERGPKFADDPTTLVDTSIGNNGDGTTFPGAAAPFGMVQLSPDTQLNKYASYDYEQDTILGFSHTHLSGVGCQTMGNFRFMPTTGAVTSSDPAQSGAKFSHDNETRAPGYYGVKFDNGIRAELTATQRTGQHRYTYPAGSGPQNVLIEAGESNGSTYAGDVEVVGDDTVEGWVQGGNFCGETGKERYRIFFSAKFDRKFSNFGTWTDGTLTPDRREASRGAKRAGAWVTFDPAKGDQVGTSVGLSYTSVDGARLNRKAEQPKSFDKARTGAHDAWQDELNRMRVAGGSTADQRTYYSALYHSLLHPSIGSDVDNRYRGFDDQVHRADSTYYQMFSLWDTYRSQNQLVALLHPDKAADMAKSVLRIYEDSGWLPRWGLGNGETNVMSGDPITPWIVDIYNRGLLDNRTSRRLFDALWKNVNEVPADQSIFRGRDGNPTYVKNGWVGYQNLPGYKYGDSRQAGSATLEYSLADCALSTMAGRLGYKDKAATLASRCDNFTKLWDPDVTSQGFSGFPVTKNADGTVAGDPDPAQAGAFHEGTAWQYEWLAQQDPQTLFGLMGGQAKAEQRLDKFFDMPTVLTDPAKAASESWVTGAYDYHNNFAFNPNNEPDFHTPWMYAWTGAPWKTSAVLRAMRTLFTDDVYGMPGNDDLGATSSLLVFAMTGIFEAQPGSADYIVTAPMFEKVEIRPEHGRRIGIEAPGANASKLQYVSSVDTDKGKLRQNWLSHKDLLRSGTIRIKLSDKPTSWGVDAAPPAMASQG; encoded by the coding sequence ATGAGAGCGTTGAAACGCGTGGTCACCGCCCTGTTGATAGCCACCACCGTGGCCGCGGCTTCCGTCACCTCCGGCGTCGCGAACGCCGAGGAGCGGGGACCGAAGTTCGCCGATGACCCCACCACACTGGTCGACACGTCGATCGGCAACAACGGTGACGGGACCACCTTCCCGGGTGCCGCCGCCCCGTTCGGCATGGTGCAGTTGAGCCCTGACACGCAGCTGAACAAGTACGCTTCCTACGACTACGAGCAGGACACCATCCTCGGCTTCAGCCACACGCACCTCTCGGGCGTCGGCTGCCAGACGATGGGTAACTTCCGTTTCATGCCGACCACCGGTGCGGTCACATCGTCCGACCCTGCGCAGTCCGGTGCGAAGTTCAGCCATGACAACGAGACCCGCGCGCCGGGCTACTACGGCGTGAAGTTCGACAACGGCATCAGGGCCGAGCTCACCGCAACGCAGCGGACCGGCCAACACCGCTACACCTACCCCGCCGGATCGGGCCCCCAGAACGTCCTCATCGAGGCCGGCGAGAGCAACGGCAGCACCTACGCCGGCGACGTGGAGGTGGTCGGCGACGACACCGTGGAAGGCTGGGTCCAGGGGGGCAACTTCTGCGGTGAGACCGGCAAGGAACGCTACCGGATATTCTTCAGCGCCAAGTTCGACCGGAAGTTCTCGAACTTCGGAACCTGGACCGACGGCACCCTCACCCCGGACCGGCGCGAAGCATCGCGCGGCGCCAAGCGTGCCGGCGCCTGGGTGACGTTCGACCCGGCCAAGGGTGACCAGGTCGGCACTTCGGTGGGCCTCTCCTACACCTCGGTCGACGGCGCGCGGCTCAACCGCAAGGCCGAGCAGCCCAAGTCGTTCGACAAGGCCCGCACCGGCGCGCACGACGCCTGGCAGGACGAGCTGAACCGCATGCGCGTGGCCGGTGGCAGCACCGCCGACCAGCGCACGTACTACAGCGCGCTCTACCACTCGCTGCTGCACCCGTCGATCGGGTCCGATGTCGACAACCGCTACCGCGGCTTCGACGACCAGGTGCATCGCGCGGATTCCACCTACTACCAGATGTTCTCGCTCTGGGACACCTACCGCTCGCAGAACCAACTGGTGGCCCTGCTGCACCCGGACAAGGCCGCGGACATGGCAAAGTCCGTACTGCGCATCTACGAGGACAGCGGCTGGCTGCCGCGCTGGGGTCTCGGCAACGGCGAGACCAACGTGATGAGCGGTGATCCCATCACCCCGTGGATCGTCGACATCTACAACCGCGGCCTGCTCGACAACCGCACCTCGCGCCGGCTGTTCGACGCGCTCTGGAAGAACGTCAATGAGGTCCCCGCGGACCAGTCGATCTTCCGCGGGCGTGACGGCAACCCGACGTACGTCAAGAACGGCTGGGTCGGCTACCAGAACCTGCCCGGTTACAAGTACGGCGACAGTCGCCAGGCGGGCTCGGCCACGCTCGAATACTCCCTCGCCGACTGCGCGCTGTCCACGATGGCCGGCCGCCTCGGCTACAAGGACAAGGCCGCGACGCTCGCCTCGCGCTGCGACAACTTCACCAAGCTCTGGGACCCCGACGTCACGTCGCAGGGCTTCTCAGGGTTCCCGGTCACGAAGAACGCGGACGGCACCGTCGCGGGCGACCCCGACCCGGCCCAGGCCGGCGCGTTCCACGAGGGCACCGCATGGCAGTACGAATGGCTCGCCCAGCAGGACCCGCAGACCCTTTTCGGGCTCATGGGCGGCCAGGCGAAGGCCGAGCAGCGGCTCGACAAGTTCTTCGACATGCCGACCGTGCTCACCGACCCGGCGAAGGCCGCTTCGGAGTCATGGGTGACCGGCGCGTACGACTACCACAACAACTTCGCCTTCAACCCCAACAACGAGCCCGACTTCCACACGCCATGGATGTACGCGTGGACCGGCGCACCGTGGAAGACCTCGGCCGTGCTGCGGGCCATGCGGACGCTCTTCACCGACGACGTGTACGGCATGCCCGGCAACGACGACCTCGGCGCCACCTCGTCGCTGCTCGTCTTCGCCATGACCGGCATCTTCGAGGCCCAGCCGGGCTCCGCCGACTACATAGTCACCGCGCCCATGTTCGAGAAGGTCGAGATCCGGCCTGAGCACGGACGCAGGATCGGCATCGAGGCCCCGGGCGCCAACGCGTCGAAGCTCCAGTACGTGTCCTCCGTGGACACGGACAAGGGCAAGCTGCGCCAGAACTGGCTCTCTCACAAGGACCTGCTCCGCTCCGGCACGATCAGGATCAAGCTTTCCGACAAGCCGACGAGCTGGGGCGTCGACGCCGCCCCGCCCGCCATGGCCTCGCAGGGCTGA
- a CDS encoding saccharopine dehydrogenase family protein: protein MRVLLVGAGGVGTAITRIAARRTFFDEMVVADYDLSRAEAAVAALAGAAGRFRAEHVDASDQAAVTALLKRHGCDVLLNATDPRFVMPLFQAALAAGATYLDMAMSLSRPHSDRPYEECGVMLGDEQFARAAEWEKAGALALVGMGVEPGLSDVFARYAADELFDEIDEIGIRDGANLTVDGYEFAPSFSIWTTIEECLNPPVVYEADRGWFTTAPFSDPEVFDFPEGIGPVECVNVEHEEVLLVPRWIDARRVTFKYGLGEEFIQTLRTLHLLGLDRTDPVTVPSAAGPVGVSPRDVVAACLPDPATLGERMHGKTCAGTWVRGTKDGAPREVYLYHVVDNQWSMAEYGSQAVVWQTAVNPVVALELLATGAWTGSGVLGPEAFPARPFLDLLSAYGSPWGMREQ from the coding sequence GATCGCGGCCCGGCGCACGTTCTTCGACGAGATGGTCGTGGCCGACTACGACCTGAGCCGGGCCGAGGCGGCGGTCGCCGCCCTCGCGGGTGCCGCGGGCCGCTTCCGTGCCGAGCACGTCGACGCGTCCGATCAGGCGGCGGTGACGGCGCTGCTGAAGCGGCACGGGTGCGACGTCCTGCTCAACGCCACCGACCCTCGGTTCGTGATGCCCCTCTTCCAGGCGGCGCTCGCGGCCGGCGCGACCTACCTCGACATGGCGATGTCCCTGTCGCGCCCGCACTCCGATCGGCCGTACGAGGAGTGCGGGGTCATGCTCGGCGACGAGCAGTTCGCGCGGGCCGCCGAGTGGGAGAAGGCGGGCGCGCTGGCCCTCGTCGGCATGGGTGTGGAGCCGGGGCTGTCCGACGTCTTCGCGCGGTACGCAGCCGATGAACTCTTCGACGAGATCGACGAGATCGGCATCCGCGACGGCGCGAACCTCACCGTCGACGGCTATGAGTTCGCCCCTTCCTTCAGCATCTGGACCACCATCGAGGAGTGCCTCAATCCGCCGGTCGTCTACGAGGCGGACCGCGGCTGGTTCACCACCGCGCCCTTCAGCGACCCGGAGGTGTTCGACTTCCCGGAGGGCATCGGCCCGGTGGAGTGCGTGAACGTGGAGCACGAGGAGGTTCTGCTCGTCCCCCGTTGGATCGACGCGCGGCGCGTGACCTTCAAGTACGGCCTGGGTGAGGAGTTCATCCAGACCCTCAGGACACTGCACCTCCTCGGTCTTGACCGCACCGACCCGGTGACCGTGCCGAGCGCTGCGGGGCCGGTGGGTGTGTCCCCCCGCGACGTCGTGGCCGCCTGTCTGCCGGACCCGGCGACACTGGGCGAGCGCATGCACGGCAAGACCTGCGCGGGCACCTGGGTGCGTGGCACCAAGGACGGTGCGCCGCGCGAGGTCTACCTCTACCACGTGGTCGACAACCAGTGGTCGATGGCCGAGTACGGCTCCCAGGCGGTGGTGTGGCAGACGGCCGTCAACCCGGTCGTCGCCCTCGAACTCCTGGCCACGGGTGCATGGACCGGCTCGGGAGTCCTCGGCCCGGAGGCCTTCCCCGCCCGCCCCTTCCTGGACCTGCTCAGCGCGTACGGCTCTCCGTGGGGGATGCGGGAGCAGTGA